TTTAGTCCTGAGCTTTGGCTAACAAATAACGGTGCGGTAACATTTATTAGGTTTAATTTACTCTCTAGCTGGTTTTTAAAATGCTCTTTAATACTCGTAATTGCTTTTTGAGTTGTAATTAAATCTGCCTTACCTACTTTTGGGGTTTGTTGTTTAATCATTTTGGTCTCCTTTACACCTAACAGATTTAAAAACAGAGAATTTATTATTTTTAAACTAAAAAACCTTCCGTTCCTTAAATAAAAGGGACGAAAGGTTATATTCCGCGGTACCACCCAAATTAGCATTGGCTCACTTAATCAGTACGGATATTATAATCGATACTGTCCATTCTGTAACGGTATGGTTCCGTCTAAGTCTACTACCTAAACTATCTGCAAAAACAGATAGCGGGTTCGGTTAGAAACTCCGAGATGTTCTTCAAAGTAGCTCTCATATTGACCTTCCACCAACGTCAATTCGCTATAATTACCTGCTACTTTTACTCTTCTCATCATAGTTTTTAAAATTGTCTATTAGGTTTTAATAATTTTTGCTAGTTTACTACATTTTAATGTTTGTGTCAACAAAAAAATATAAGTAGCTACTATTAAATTTCTAGGTATTGTTTTTTACGTTTAGTAAAGGTTACTAGTTTTTTATAACCAACCTCTTTAAGTTTAGGTATTATAAGCTCATTTAGTTTATAACCTGTATGTTTAGGATCATGGGCATCCGATGATACTGTTACCTCTATACCACACTCTTTTAACAAAGATAGATATTTAAGATTAGGAAACACTACCCCCGCAGGTCTATATAAACCACCCGAATTTATTTCAAAAACTATATCATACTTACTGGCTTCTTCAATAAAATTACTATACATTTTTTCTTCTTGTTTTATACTTAAACGATGTTTGTGATATGCTATATTACCACAGTGACCAAGGATATCAAAAATACCACTTTTAACATTGGCTAATAGTGTTTTAAAGTACTGTTGATACACCTCTAAAATATCTCTGTTTTGCCAATTAGGGTTGGTATCAAAACTCCAGTCATTAAGATAATGAACTGAACCTATTAAAAAATCTACTGGCAAATCCTTTACAAATTCTCTTATAAGATTTTCTTTATTTATAACATAATCCACCTCAAAACCCAGTTTAATAGGTTTGCCTTGTTGTATCATTGTATTTATAAAACTTAGATAATCTTGCATAACTCTATTTTGTTTAGCTTTAACATGTTCGTCTTGAAATAGTAAACCTTTGGCTTCTTTAAACATGTATAGATGCTCTACAATTCCAAATTGACTTATTCCTAAATTCTCTCCTACTGTTAAAAACTCATTTAACCATTCAGCGCTATAAGGACCTCTCTCTAAATGTACATGGTAATCTATCATAGTTTCATTATAAGCAAGGGATTAAAGTTGATATAATCAGCACTTACAAGGCTATACTCTATTCCTTGCCACCCTCCTATTATTGCGTTGTTAAAAGATTTTTGATCATGTAAATGACCATAAATAACTCTTTTTACATTGTATTGTTTAAACAAATCCATAAAACCAGAATGCTCCCTTTTTTCATTAAAGGGCGGAAAATGCATTAATACTATTATAGCTTGTCCTGGTTTTAATTTACAGCTTTTTAGGGATAATTCTAAGCGCTGCAACTCACGTAAATATATTTTTTCATCAGCTGTTTTATAATATAAACTACCGGGACAAAGCCAACCTCTACTGCCCGCTATATGTACGTTATTAATTAAGGTTGAGTTATTCTGTAAAAAAATCATATTATCATAAAGTGAGTTTAAGTACTTTATTTTTTTCCACCAATAATCATGGTTGCCTCTTAACATTATTTTAGTACCTGGCAAAGTGTGAAGCCAATGTAAATCTTCACTGACTTCATCTAAGCTCATAGCCCAGCTTATATCACCAGGAACTGCAATAATATCTTTTTCAGTTATCTTATTTACCCAGTTTTTTTCAATGTTAAATTGATGGTTATCCCAATGATCACCAAACTTACTCATAGGCTTATTTTGATTTCCATTTAAATGTAAATCACCTATTGCAAATAATTTCATTCATACACTCCTATTACAACTGCTTTTCCATAACAACCCATTTATTAAGGGATATTTTTTTTACACTCGCCTCTTTTTTTAGTTTGTTAACTACAGGTAATGGGTCTTTTGATACAGATAAAAAAACAGTATTATTGGTAGTTAATAACTTTCTTATCATTTGTTCTAATGCTATATTACTACTTGTAAAAGACTGCAATACAGTTAAACTATTAAAGTTCATTGCTCTAGTTTTTTTTACTAATAATAGTCCTTTAATCTTTTTTTCACTTACATATGCTAGTGACTGTTCACTATTTAAGATGTCCGACAAAACTTTTGGGTCTAAACCTGTCCACCAACAGTTATCTTGCGGAGAGGTAATTAAACCACCTGCACTGTTGTTATCGTGATGATTTTTTATATATGACCAACATTCATAAACCTTGTCTGGGCGTATTTTTATTACTGATGGCACAGTATTATTGGGATTTTTAGTTGTCAGCTTTAATCTGTGCCAAAGATTCGGTTTTGAAAACCCAAATTTATCAATCATTAAGTGTTGTACTCTACTATTTTTATGCCCTGTTGCAACTCTTAGGGTTTTGATAGACATCATTTTAGCTTGTGATATTTGGTATTTTGCAAACGCTGATCCTACACCTCGGCCTCGATGAGATGGCATGATATAAGCTGATTCTAACCATCCCTCATTAGAACTCGTTTTAGTTATATGCACCATACCTACTACCTTATTATAACAGGATATAACGTGAACACCAGCAGAATAGTTAGATACCACATACATGCTTCGCCATTTTAACGGTACATCTCTATATTTGTTAATAATGGCATAAAGTATAGGCTTATCTTTTTCTCTAAGTGGTCGGAATCTATACAAGAATACCAGACTCCTTTCATCTTCTCTAATTCATTATACGTAATTAAATACAATATGTTAGTTGTTCGTTTTTATTACAACTAGTTTTTATATCTTGCTGTGTTTAAGACAATAAAAAAGAGTAGAGTCTCTTTTATGACTCTACTCTTTGGGGTTCATTGTTGATATATAATATTATTTAATGTTTATATTCTCTTAGCTTGCTTTTTTTTCTTTTGCTATTTTTCTTATTAAGCTTCTTTTCCACTTATTACTTAAATAATAGTAAAGCACAATTGAACCTTCACTAACTGTATAAAAAATAAAACTCCAAGCTACCCAAATAAAAGATAATTTCCATACCCTTGTAGCAAAATAAACAAAAGGTAGCTGAATAAGCCATTGCCCAACAAAACCAGAAATCAAAAGTGGTAATGTATATCCTGAACCTATAAATATGGTGGCTAAACCAAAGTAAAAGCCAATTGGTATTAAACTAACAGACACAATTCTTAATGCAGGTGCCCCTATTTCTATTACTTTAAGATCATCAATAAATAATTTCATGATATTTGGAGCAAATAAACAAGTAAAGATGCCTAAAATAAGCATAGACAAGCCCCCTAAAACAGCAGAAGCTTTAGCGGTTTTATTAGCTCTGTCAATCTCTCCACTTCCTATGTTTTGACCTATCATAGCACTTCCACCATTAAGTAAGCCCTCAATTGGCATAAATAATAAGCCAAATAATCTGGTTAAGATACCCCAGGTTGCTATTGCGGCTGTTCCATATATAGTGGTAAATCTTAGTATAATTAAGTAAGCTATATTTCTTACAACCCCAGCACAGGCTGGAGGTGTACCCACTCTAAAAATTTCTTTTACTAAAGGAAAGTTTGGTTTATGTAAATCCTTAAACTTTAAACTCAAACTACTTTTAGATCCAAATAATATTTTATAACCAACTATAAATGAAAATGTATTAGATATTATGGTAGCTAATGCTACCCCAAATAAACCTAAACCAAGCCCCTTTATTCCTAAAAATGGAATAGTCTCAAACATAAAAATAGGGTCTAAAACCATATTAATAATTGAAGCAATAATTGTTATAAACATAGGACTTTTTGAATCACCGCTACACCTTAAAGCAGACTGTATAGTTAAAGATGAAAACACAACAGGCATAAATAGTGTTCGTAATAATCCATATCTCATAGCACCTTGTAATACTACTGCTTCATCTGTAAATAAACCCATTACGGGTTTCATAATTAATAAAGTAAAAATTGCAGCCCCTGTACCAACCATAAGCTTTAGTACAAACGAACTAGCTATAGCTTTCTCTGTTCTATTTTTGTTTCCTGAGCCAAAACTCTGTGAGATTATAGGCACTGAACCATAGCCAATAATATTATTCACAACATAAATGATAAAGTACAAAGAACTAAAAATGGTAATAGATGCTACTGCTTCGGCAGATAACCTACCGACCCATACCATATCTACTAAACTATAAAAGTTTTGGGCCATAGCACCCAACATTGCTGGTAGAGACATATATATTAAGTTATTATAAATACTACCCTTTGTTAAGTCACGCTTTCTCATCGCTAAACCTCCACAGCTAAGAGAGATATATTATACCATACCTTTAGCATAAATGAGAAAGCACTGAAATATACAGAATAAAGTGATTTATTTTATTTACATACATTTTCATTATAATAATTGAAGTTTATATTTGTTTTTACTCGTAAATTATTATTCTATAATTTAAATATTATCTTAAACAAAAACATACATAGCTAACTAATATAAAATAGGAGTTACCTAAACAGTAGCTCCTATTATTTTCTTTATTAAACTGTATATACACTTCGAGGCAACATAACCCTAATTACAATATTAATCTGCTGGTACAGGAGCGTTTTGATAGGCTGCTTCTTCTGCTTTTTTACGCCATGTACCTTTTTTGTAAAAACCCCAAATAACTATTCCCTCACATAAAGCAAATCCTAAATAAGATAAAGGTATAAATTGGAATGGTAATTTTAACACCTTAGAGAATAAGAAAATAAGTGGAATTTGTACGCCCCATTGACTTACTATACCTGCAACCAAAAAAGGTAAAGTATAGCCCGAGCCAGCAAATACTGTGGCTCTACCCATATAAGCTGCTATTATTGGCATACACATAATTCCATAACGTAATCCAGATACACCTAGCTTAATAACCTCTTTTTCATCATTAAAGATGCCAATAATTTGAGGTGTAAATAGATATGCTAAGGCACATATTGCTAACATGGAAATAAAACCAAACTTACCAGCTACAAAACCAGCTTTTTCAGCCCGGTCTAACCGACCTCCACCAATGTTTTGACCAACAACGGTACTGCCACCTTGTACTAAGCCATTAACAGGCATAAATAATAAGCCAAATAATCTACCAATAATACCCCATGCTGCTATAGCATAGGTTCCAAAAGCAGTTACAAAACCAAGTATAATTACATTAGCTAAGTTCCTAATTAAACCACTTACAGCTTGTGGCAAACCTATTTTTACAATTCGCCCAATTATATTCCAATCAAAAGTGAACAAATCTGTAAGTTTTAAGCTATAGGAACTTTTTGGTCCAAACATTATCCAATATGCAATAATAAATGATAGTGTTGTTGAAATTACCGTAGCCAAAGCTGCACCAAATACTCCTAGCCCAAACCCTGGTAATCCTATACCTGGTATTGTTTCAAAAATAAAAATGGGATCTAATACTATATTTAAACCCGCAGTAATCATAGTTATAATCATAGGACTTTTGGAATCACCACTACAACGTAAAGCAGTTGTAACCGTAAATGATGAGAACATCACAGGTAAAAATAGCACCCTA
This Clostridium sp. 'deep sea' DNA region includes the following protein-coding sequences:
- a CDS encoding histidinol-phosphatase: MIDYHVHLERGPYSAEWLNEFLTVGENLGISQFGIVEHLYMFKEAKGLLFQDEHVKAKQNRVMQDYLSFINTMIQQGKPIKLGFEVDYVINKENLIREFVKDLPVDFLIGSVHYLNDWSFDTNPNWQNRDILEVYQQYFKTLLANVKSGIFDILGHCGNIAYHKHRLSIKQEEKMYSNFIEEASKYDIVFEINSGGLYRPAGVVFPNLKYLSLLKECGIEVTVSSDAHDPKHTGYKLNELIIPKLKEVGYKKLVTFTKRKKQYLEI
- a CDS encoding metallophosphoesterase codes for the protein MKLFAIGDLHLNGNQNKPMSKFGDHWDNHQFNIEKNWVNKITEKDIIAVPGDISWAMSLDEVSEDLHWLHTLPGTKIMLRGNHDYWWKKIKYLNSLYDNMIFLQNNSTLINNVHIAGSRGWLCPGSLYYKTADEKIYLRELQRLELSLKSCKLKPGQAIIVLMHFPPFNEKREHSGFMDLFKQYNVKRVIYGHLHDQKSFNNAIIGGWQGIEYSLVSADYINFNPLLIMKL
- a CDS encoding GNAT family N-acetyltransferase, whose product is MYRFRPLREKDKPILYAIINKYRDVPLKWRSMYVVSNYSAGVHVISCYNKVVGMVHITKTSSNEGWLESAYIMPSHRGRGVGSAFAKYQISQAKMMSIKTLRVATGHKNSRVQHLMIDKFGFSKPNLWHRLKLTTKNPNNTVPSVIKIRPDKVYECWSYIKNHHDNNSAGGLITSPQDNCWWTGLDPKVLSDILNSEQSLAYVSEKKIKGLLLVKKTRAMNFNSLTVLQSFTSSNIALEQMIRKLLTTNNTVFLSVSKDPLPVVNKLKKEASVKKISLNKWVVMEKQL
- a CDS encoding MATE family efflux transporter, which produces MRKRDLTKGSIYNNLIYMSLPAMLGAMAQNFYSLVDMVWVGRLSAEAVASITIFSSLYFIIYVVNNIIGYGSVPIISQSFGSGNKNRTEKAIASSFVLKLMVGTGAAIFTLLIMKPVMGLFTDEAVVLQGAMRYGLLRTLFMPVVFSSLTIQSALRCSGDSKSPMFITIIASIINMVLDPIFMFETIPFLGIKGLGLGLFGVALATIISNTFSFIVGYKILFGSKSSLSLKFKDLHKPNFPLVKEIFRVGTPPACAGVVRNIAYLIILRFTTIYGTAAIATWGILTRLFGLLFMPIEGLLNGGSAMIGQNIGSGEIDRANKTAKASAVLGGLSMLILGIFTCLFAPNIMKLFIDDLKVIEIGAPALRIVSVSLIPIGFYFGLATIFIGSGYTLPLLISGFVGQWLIQLPFVYFATRVWKLSFIWVAWSFIFYTVSEGSIVLYYYLSNKWKRSLIRKIAKEKKAS
- a CDS encoding MATE family efflux transporter; protein product: MKSRDLTQGSIVKNIMYMSIPVMFSMVTQTLYDLVDMIWIGKISAGAMAGVTVFSSIYFLVFVLNNVIGNGSVAVLSQSFGSGNHEEARKGIANTFAFKLMAGIIASIILYIVLEPLLGVFAKDAQTLRDALQYGRIRVLFLPVMFSSFTVTTALRCSGDSKSPMIITMITAGLNIVLDPIFIFETIPGIGLPGFGLGVFGAALATVISTTLSFIIAYWIMFGPKSSYSLKLTDLFTFDWNIIGRIVKIGLPQAVSGLIRNLANVIILGFVTAFGTYAIAAWGIIGRLFGLLFMPVNGLVQGGSTVVGQNIGGGRLDRAEKAGFVAGKFGFISMLAICALAYLFTPQIIGIFNDEKEVIKLGVSGLRYGIMCMPIIAAYMGRATVFAGSGYTLPFLVAGIVSQWGVQIPLIFLFSKVLKLPFQFIPLSYLGFALCEGIVIWGFYKKGTWRKKAEEAAYQNAPVPAD